A genomic window from Sparus aurata chromosome 4, fSpaAur1.1, whole genome shotgun sequence includes:
- the nr1h3 gene encoding oxysterols receptor LXR-alpha isoform X2 codes for MSTLSMTDIPDVGHDESKVFDGASELQLDCMVEESSGSATMKHDGLLSLADLSHPDDFPAPPHNGPSLTDMSSPLAIEPSDIKLDPAAGDTSASTDGQPVKRKKGPAPKMLGNEVCSVCGDKASGFHYNVLSCEGCKGFFRRSVIKSAQYSCKNNGRCEMDMYMRRKCQQCRLRKCREAGMLEQCVLSEEQIRLKKMKKQHEEETARSSTVVTPTPPLEAVALDPQQQEMIEKLVAMQKQCNKRSFLDRPKVTPWPQSQDLQNREVRQQRFAHFTELAIMSVQEIVDFAKQLPGFLELTREDQIALLKTSTIEIMLLETSRRYNPAIDSITFLKDFSYNKEDFAKAGLQFEFINPIFEFSKGMNDLHLDEAEYALLIAINIFSADRPNVQDHDLVERLQQPYVDALRSYIMIKRPNDHLMFPRMLMKLVSLRTLSSVHSEQVFALRLQDKKLPPLLSEIWDVNE; via the exons ATGTCCACGCTGTCTATGACTGATATCCCAGATGTTGGTCATG ATGAGAGTAAGGTGTTTGACGGGgcctctgagctgcagctggacTGCATGGTTGAGGAAAGCAGTGGAAGCGCCACAATGAAGCACGACGGCCTGCTGTCGCTGGCTGACCTCTCCCACCCAGATGACTTCCCTGCCCCCCCTCACAACGGCCCTTCACTGACTGACATGAGCAGCCCTCTGGCGATAGAGCCAAGTGACATTAAGCTGGATCCAGCTGCAGGTGACACATCTGCCAGCACAG ATGGTCAGCCCgtgaaaagaaagaaggggCCTGCCCCGAAGATGCTTGGCAATGAGGTGTGCAGTGTATGCGGTGACAAGGCCTCTGGTTTCCATTACAATGTGTTGAGCTGTGAGGGCTGCAAGGGCTTCTTTCGACGCAGCGTCATTAAAAGTGCCCAATACTCCTGCAAGAACAATGGCCGCTGCGAGATGGACATGTACATGCGCCGCAAGTGCCAGCAGTGCCGCCTGCGCAAGTGTCGGGAGGCGGGCATGCTGGAGCAGT GTGTGCTCTCAGAGGAACAAATCCgactgaagaagatgaagaagcagCACGAGGAGGAGACGGCCCGCTCGTCCACAGTGGtcacccccacccctcctctgGAAGCAGTCGCACTGGatccacagcagcaggagaTGATTGAGAAGCTGGTGGCCATGCAGAAGCAATGCAACAAGAGGTCGTTCCTCGACCGGCCAAAAGTCACA CCGTGGCCACAGAGTCAGGACTTACAGAATCGAGAAGTGCGTCAGCAGCGCTTCGCCCACTTCACTGAGCTCGCAATCATGTCGGTCCAGGAGATTGTGGATTTTGCTAAGCAGCTTCCTGGTTTCCTAGAGCTCACAAGGGAGGACCAGATTGCTCTACTGAAGACATCTACCATTGAG aTCATGCTGCTCGAGACATCTCGGCGGTACAACCCTGCTATTGATAGCATCACGTTTCTGAAGGATTTCAGCTATAATAAGGAGGATTTTGCCAAAGCAG GGCTTCAGTTCGAGTTCATTAATCCCATCTTTGAGTTCTCAAAAGGAATGAACGACCTGCATCTGGACGAGGCTGAATACGCCCTGCTCATCGCCATCAACATCTTTTCTGCAG ATCGGCCGAATGTGCAGGATCATGATCTGGTGGAGCGACTGCAGCAGCCCTACGTGGACGCACTGCGCTCTTACATCATGATAAAGAGACCAAAT GATCACTTGATGTTTCCCCGTATGCTGATGAAGCTGGTGAGCCTTCGCACACTAAGTAGCGTCCACTCGGAGCAGGTTTTTGCACTTCGCCTCCAGGACAAGAAGCTTCCCCCGCTGCTATCAGAAATCTGGGACGTCAATGAGTGA
- the nr1h3 gene encoding oxysterols receptor LXR-alpha isoform X1: MSTLSMTDIPDVGHGKRNHLCISALYESKVFDGASELQLDCMVEESSGSATMKHDGLLSLADLSHPDDFPAPPHNGPSLTDMSSPLAIEPSDIKLDPAAGDTSASTDGQPVKRKKGPAPKMLGNEVCSVCGDKASGFHYNVLSCEGCKGFFRRSVIKSAQYSCKNNGRCEMDMYMRRKCQQCRLRKCREAGMLEQCVLSEEQIRLKKMKKQHEEETARSSTVVTPTPPLEAVALDPQQQEMIEKLVAMQKQCNKRSFLDRPKVTPWPQSQDLQNREVRQQRFAHFTELAIMSVQEIVDFAKQLPGFLELTREDQIALLKTSTIEIMLLETSRRYNPAIDSITFLKDFSYNKEDFAKAGLQFEFINPIFEFSKGMNDLHLDEAEYALLIAINIFSADRPNVQDHDLVERLQQPYVDALRSYIMIKRPNDHLMFPRMLMKLVSLRTLSSVHSEQVFALRLQDKKLPPLLSEIWDVNE, from the exons ATGTCCACGCTGTCTATGACTGATATCCCAGATGTTGGTCATGGTAAGAGGAACCATCTCTGTATCAGTGCACTGT ATGAGAGTAAGGTGTTTGACGGGgcctctgagctgcagctggacTGCATGGTTGAGGAAAGCAGTGGAAGCGCCACAATGAAGCACGACGGCCTGCTGTCGCTGGCTGACCTCTCCCACCCAGATGACTTCCCTGCCCCCCCTCACAACGGCCCTTCACTGACTGACATGAGCAGCCCTCTGGCGATAGAGCCAAGTGACATTAAGCTGGATCCAGCTGCAGGTGACACATCTGCCAGCACAG ATGGTCAGCCCgtgaaaagaaagaaggggCCTGCCCCGAAGATGCTTGGCAATGAGGTGTGCAGTGTATGCGGTGACAAGGCCTCTGGTTTCCATTACAATGTGTTGAGCTGTGAGGGCTGCAAGGGCTTCTTTCGACGCAGCGTCATTAAAAGTGCCCAATACTCCTGCAAGAACAATGGCCGCTGCGAGATGGACATGTACATGCGCCGCAAGTGCCAGCAGTGCCGCCTGCGCAAGTGTCGGGAGGCGGGCATGCTGGAGCAGT GTGTGCTCTCAGAGGAACAAATCCgactgaagaagatgaagaagcagCACGAGGAGGAGACGGCCCGCTCGTCCACAGTGGtcacccccacccctcctctgGAAGCAGTCGCACTGGatccacagcagcaggagaTGATTGAGAAGCTGGTGGCCATGCAGAAGCAATGCAACAAGAGGTCGTTCCTCGACCGGCCAAAAGTCACA CCGTGGCCACAGAGTCAGGACTTACAGAATCGAGAAGTGCGTCAGCAGCGCTTCGCCCACTTCACTGAGCTCGCAATCATGTCGGTCCAGGAGATTGTGGATTTTGCTAAGCAGCTTCCTGGTTTCCTAGAGCTCACAAGGGAGGACCAGATTGCTCTACTGAAGACATCTACCATTGAG aTCATGCTGCTCGAGACATCTCGGCGGTACAACCCTGCTATTGATAGCATCACGTTTCTGAAGGATTTCAGCTATAATAAGGAGGATTTTGCCAAAGCAG GGCTTCAGTTCGAGTTCATTAATCCCATCTTTGAGTTCTCAAAAGGAATGAACGACCTGCATCTGGACGAGGCTGAATACGCCCTGCTCATCGCCATCAACATCTTTTCTGCAG ATCGGCCGAATGTGCAGGATCATGATCTGGTGGAGCGACTGCAGCAGCCCTACGTGGACGCACTGCGCTCTTACATCATGATAAAGAGACCAAAT GATCACTTGATGTTTCCCCGTATGCTGATGAAGCTGGTGAGCCTTCGCACACTAAGTAGCGTCCACTCGGAGCAGGTTTTTGCACTTCGCCTCCAGGACAAGAAGCTTCCCCCGCTGCTATCAGAAATCTGGGACGTCAATGAGTGA